The following proteins are encoded in a genomic region of Chryseobacterium cucumeris:
- a CDS encoding putative quinol monooxygenase, translating into MNLHIIALFKFNENYLMDAVELFQNLVKETRKEEGCLQYDLIEDKDNKGTFFLIELWESVEHHNRHNGQDHLLDFRKDASKIMESSVEVYKGFKIY; encoded by the coding sequence ATGAATTTACATATCATTGCACTTTTTAAGTTTAATGAAAATTATCTGATGGACGCTGTAGAGCTGTTTCAAAACCTTGTGAAAGAAACAAGAAAAGAAGAAGGCTGTCTGCAGTATGACCTTATTGAAGATAAAGATAATAAAGGGACTTTCTTCCTGATCGAGCTTTGGGAAAGTGTTGAGCACCACAACAGGCATAACGGGCAGGACCACTTGTTGGATTTCCGTAAAGATGCTTCCAAAATTATGGAAAGTTCTGTAGAGGTTTATAAAGGATTTAAAATATATTGA